The Marinobacter szutsaonensis sequence CCCCAGCCATGGGGTATGGACGCCACCCCCGGCATGATGTCCGGGGTAATCTCTACCGGCAGCACGATGGCCTGATCGGCGCCCTGGACCTCGGCAGATTCCCCGGCCTGAAGGCCAAGGCGTGCGGCATCATCCGGATGCAGCATCAGTGTGCAACGATCCTTGCCTTTGACGAGTCGGCGACTGTTGTGCATCCAAGAGTTGTTGCTGCGCACGTGTCGGCGACCGATCAGGCAAAGCTGATTATCCGGCTCGGACACCAGATGCTTGTGAAGGCGGCCGAGATCCTGCAGGTAGCGCCGGGGCGCAAGGTGGATGAGTCCGTCCCGGGTGAACAGCCGATCCGGCAGGGATGGCTGGAGCGGACCGAGATCCATTCCATGGGGATTGTCCCTGAGTGCCGAAAGGGAGAGGCCCTTGGGCAGGGCGTTCCACTGCCGGTTAACCGGACTCAACCTCGCCAGACCCCGCAGCGGGTGTCGCTCGGGCAGAATATCCATCACCAGATCAACGGCAGGCTGGAGGAGCTTCCTGGCCGGACCGGTATCGGCGCCATAGGGACCGGAACGCAGCAGCAGATCCAGGATCGGGTCCGGGCCGATCTGCTTGAACGCGCGCCAGCCCAGTTCCGATCGCAGGGGCAACCGGCCGCCCTTGCGCTGCTGCTCCAGACGGTGGGCCAGTTCCAGGAGAATCTGCCAGTCGTGCTTCGCATCTTCCCGGGGCTCGAACAGGGCCTCGCTGTATTTGGCGTAATTGCGTACCGCAAACATGCTGAAGATCAGGTCGTAATGACTGCGCTCCAGCGCGGCGGTGGGCGGCAGGATGACATCGGCATGGCGGGTGGTTTCGTTCAGGTAATAGTCCACCGAGACCATGAAATCGAGCTTCTCGAACGCCTGCTCGAGCCGTCGACCATTGGGGCTGGACAGCACCGGGTTGCCGGCCACCGTCACAAAGGCCCGGATCTGGCCATCACCTGGGGTGAGGATTTCGTCCGCCATGGTGCTGGCGGGGTATTCACCGGCAAATTCGGGAAGGTCGCGGACCCGGCTGCGGCGCTTGTCGAAATGCCCGTTCTGGCCACTCATGGCTCCCAGCGCCACCAGATCGATAGCCGGTTGGGTGAACAGTACCCCACCCACCGTGTCCAGCTTGCCGGTCAGGATGTTCAGGCAATAGGCGAGCCACGTGGCGAGGCCACCGAAGGCCTGGGTGCTGGTGCCCATCCTCGAATACAGGGCGGCCTTGCGGGTAGAGGCGAGTTGGCGGGCCAGGTCACGGATCGTCTCGGCTTCGATGCCCGTGTGGCCGCTCACTGCTTCCGGTGTGTAGGGAACGGCAGCCAGCTGTAGCAACTCCAGATCCTTGACCAGGCGCTCCGCGGGGCCCGGATCCACCAGATTCTCCTCGAACAGGGTATTCACCATGGCCATCAGCAGCAGGGCATCGTTGCCCGGCCGGATGAAGTGGAACTCATCGGCCAGCTTCGCGGTTTCCGTACGCCGGGGGTCGATCACCACCAGTTTGCCACCGCGCTGCTTCAGGGCCTTCAGCCGACCCCGGACATCCGGCACCGTCATCAGGCTGCCATTGGAGGCCATGGGATTGGCGCCGATACAGATGAACAGGTCGGTGTTGTCGATATCGGGAATGGGGAACAGAATCTGGTGCCCGAACATCTCCAGGCTGGCGAGCATGTGGGGCAGCTGGTCATTGGACGTGGCGGAGAATCGGTTCTGGCTGCCAACGGCGCGCAGGAAGGGCATGGTCGCAACCAGCGAACCGTGATTATGGACGTTGGGATTGCCCAGGTAGACCCCGATGCTATTCCGGCCATGCTCCTTGCGGGTCTGGTGCAGGCGCCGGGCGACCAGGTCGAAGGCCTCATCCCACCCGATCTTCTGCCAGCCGCTCGCGGTCTTGCGCATGGGCTGGCGCAGCCGCTCCGGGTCCTCGTGGAGATCCTGCAAGGCAACGGCTTTCGGGCAGATATGGCCCTTGCTCAGGGGATCGTTCTCATCGCCCTTGATGGAAGCAATGCGGTCGTCCTTCACCTCGATGGCTACGCCGCACATGGCCTCGCAAAGGTGGCAGGTGCGGTAGTGAGTGCCGTTGTCCATGGAATCTCCCGGGAATTGTTTTTATGGCAGTAGGTTTCATTGTGCAACCAGATTATCAGGTTTGGCGGGGTAGGGGAAAAGTCAGGATGGGACAAGGGTAGAAAAAAAGGCCAGTCCGGAGACTGGCCTGAAGCGGAGACATTCCGTTTTATTGCTGGGCCGGGATTTCTTTTACCGGGTTGGAGATGAAGTTGAGGTATGTGCCGGCAACCGGAATTTCCAGTGGCAGTCTGATGGTTGCCAAGCCAAGGCCAGGCAGCC is a genomic window containing:
- a CDS encoding molybdopterin-dependent oxidoreductase translates to MDNGTHYRTCHLCEAMCGVAIEVKDDRIASIKGDENDPLSKGHICPKAVALQDLHEDPERLRQPMRKTASGWQKIGWDEAFDLVARRLHQTRKEHGRNSIGVYLGNPNVHNHGSLVATMPFLRAVGSQNRFSATSNDQLPHMLASLEMFGHQILFPIPDIDNTDLFICIGANPMASNGSLMTVPDVRGRLKALKQRGGKLVVIDPRRTETAKLADEFHFIRPGNDALLLMAMVNTLFEENLVDPGPAERLVKDLELLQLAAVPYTPEAVSGHTGIEAETIRDLARQLASTRKAALYSRMGTSTQAFGGLATWLAYCLNILTGKLDTVGGVLFTQPAIDLVALGAMSGQNGHFDKRRSRVRDLPEFAGEYPASTMADEILTPGDGQIRAFVTVAGNPVLSSPNGRRLEQAFEKLDFMVSVDYYLNETTRHADVILPPTAALERSHYDLIFSMFAVRNYAKYSEALFEPREDAKHDWQILLELAHRLEQQRKGGRLPLRSELGWRAFKQIGPDPILDLLLRSGPYGADTGPARKLLQPAVDLVMDILPERHPLRGLARLSPVNRQWNALPKGLSLSALRDNPHGMDLGPLQPSLPDRLFTRDGLIHLAPRRYLQDLGRLHKHLVSEPDNQLCLIGRRHVRSNNSWMHNSRRLVKGKDRCTLMLHPDDAARLGLQAGESAEVQGADQAIVLPVEITPDIMPGVASIPHGWGHDRQGTGLSVASAHAGASINDVLEDNQIDQLSGTSVLNGQSVTVRVWRSGKQRHSA